The sequence CAACAACCGCAGCATGAGAAGTAAGCCCAGCTTCTTCTGTAATAATACCAGCAGCCTTTTCTATTGCCGGCATCATTTCTTTTTCCGTACCGTAAGTAACTAATATATCGCCTTCTTGTACTTTTTCTATTGCTTCCTTCGCTGATTTTACAACAACTGCTCTGCCAAAAGCGCTTTTTCTTCCAATTCCCTGACCTTTTGCAATGATATCGCCAATGACATGAACCTTCATTAAATTCGTTGTACCACTTTCCCCAACCGGTACACCAGCGGTAATAATAACACGGTTTCCACGCTCAACCATTCCGGATTGTAAGCCTCTTTCTACTGCGATATCCAACATTTCGTCCGTAGAGCCTGCACGTTTACATGTAACTGCATGTACACCCCAGACTAAGGAAAGACGGCGATTTACTCTCTCAGAAAATGTAACTGCAAGAATTGGAGCATGTGGACGATATTTGGAAATCATTCTTGCCGTGTGGCCACTTTCTGTCGGCGTGATAATTGCACTTACCGATAAGTTCATTGCTGTATGTGTAACAGATTGACTGATTGCATCTGTGATCGTCATATCTACATTACGCGAGCGTTCCCGTAAAATGGACTGATGATCTAAAGCAGTTTCTGCCTTCATTGCAATATTGCTCATCGTTTGTACAGATTCAACCGGGTAATCACCGGCAGCCGTTTCACCAGATAGCATAACTGCATCGGTTCCGTCAAAAATGGCATTCGCTACATCTGATGCTTCTGCTCTTGTTGGTCGTGGATTACGTTGCATTGAATCAAGCATTTGGGTAGCCGTAATAACAGGTTTACCTGCTATATTACATTTTTCAATAAATTTTTTCTGTACAAGCGGTACATCCTCAGCAGGAATTTCCACACCAAGATCACCGCGGGCAACCATTAATCCATCACTTACTTCTAAAATGCTGTCGATATTGTCGACACCCTCTTGGTTTTCAATCTTAGGGATAATTTGAATATGCGTTGCATTATGTCTTTCAAGGAGTTCTTTTATTTCTAAAACATCCGATGCACGTCTGACAAAAGAAGCTGCGATGAAATCTACATCATGTTCAATACCAAAAATAATATCGTTAGCGTCTTTCTCCGTAATTCCAGGCAGGTTTACCGAAACATTTGGGATGTTAACACCTTTTTTATTCTTGATGATACCTGTATTAAGTGCAATTGTTTTCACTTCTTGTTTTGCTTGATCAATTTCAACAACCTTTAATTCGATTAATCCATCATCTAGAAGAATTTTAGAGCCGACATGGACATCATTAATTAGACCAGGATACGTAACCGAAAAACGTTCAGCTGTTCCTTCTACTTCTTTCATTGATACATAAACTATATTTCCTTGCACTAGTTCAGCTTGTCCATTGACAAAGTCGTGTGTACGAATTTCTGGTCCTTTCGTATCTAGAAGTATCGCAATAGTTTTCCCTGTTTTTTCTGCCGCTTTACGTATATTTTCAATTCGTGCTGCATGTTCTTCATAATTACCATGTGAAAAGTTCAGGCGAGCAACGTTCATCCCACATTCCATTAACTTCTCCAAGGTTTCAATAGATTCTGATGCAGGTCCGATTGTACATACAATTTTTGTGTTTCTCATTATTGTTTCCTCCTTAATTTACCGTTCCAACGTTAAATAGATAGTTCTTGAGATAAAGTATACATGTCATCGTTAATGGTATGCTGCTCGTGCAGAACTTTACTAATTTCATGATCAACTATTTGGTTCTGTTGAATTCCTACCATTCTTCCTGCTTTACCAGCCATTAACAAATCGACTGCTTTAGCAGCAAGTCTGCTTGCCAGTACACGATCTGCTGCTGACGGCGACCCACCGCGTTGAATATGTCCTAACACCGTAACACGTGTTTCTAAATCCGTCGCTTCTTCAATTCTTTTTCCATATTCAATCCCGCTACCTACACCTTCTGCAAGTATAATAATACTATGTTTCTTTCCACGTTTGTGTCCTCGCTTCAACTTTTGAACAACTGTTTCAAACTTTTCCTTCTTTTCAGGGATTAAAATACTCTCTGCACCATCAGCCAAGCCTGCCCAAAGTGCAATATCTCCTGCATTTCTTCCCATCACCTCAATAATATAGGTGCGTTTATGGGAAGTTGCTGTATCACGAACTTTATCAATTGCTTCAATCACAGTATTTAATGCTGTATCAAAGCCAATTGTAAAATCAGTTCCCGCAATATCGTTATCAATCGTTCCTGGCACACCAATACATGGATAGCCTTTTTCCGTTAATTTTTGTGCTCCACGAAAACTACCGTCACCGCCAATAACGATTAAACCTTCAATACCAAATTTATTTAGTTGTTCAATTGCTTTTTGTTGT is a genomic window of Virgibacillus proomii containing:
- the pyk gene encoding pyruvate kinase, translated to MRNTKIVCTIGPASESIETLEKLMECGMNVARLNFSHGNYEEHAARIENIRKAAEKTGKTIAILLDTKGPEIRTHDFVNGQAELVQGNIVYVSMKEVEGTAERFSVTYPGLINDVHVGSKILLDDGLIELKVVEIDQAKQEVKTIALNTGIIKNKKGVNIPNVSVNLPGITEKDANDIIFGIEHDVDFIAASFVRRASDVLEIKELLERHNATHIQIIPKIENQEGVDNIDSILEVSDGLMVARGDLGVEIPAEDVPLVQKKFIEKCNIAGKPVITATQMLDSMQRNPRPTRAEASDVANAIFDGTDAVMLSGETAAGDYPVESVQTMSNIAMKAETALDHQSILRERSRNVDMTITDAISQSVTHTAMNLSVSAIITPTESGHTARMISKYRPHAPILAVTFSERVNRRLSLVWGVHAVTCKRAGSTDEMLDIAVERGLQSGMVERGNRVIITAGVPVGESGTTNLMKVHVIGDIIAKGQGIGRKSAFGRAVVVKSAKEAIEKVQEGDILVTYGTEKEMMPAIEKAAGIITEEAGLTSHAAVVGLSLGIPVIVGVEDVFDVIKDDEIITVDGAKGDIYQGHTRVL
- the pfkA gene encoding 6-phosphofructokinase, producing the protein MKKIGVLTSGGDAPGMNAAIRAVVRKAIYHNIEVYGVKYGFQGLMEGTIEKMEIGSVGDIIHRGGTILYSARSEEFKTEEGQQKAIEQLNKFGIEGLIVIGGDGSFRGAQKLTEKGYPCIGVPGTIDNDIAGTDFTIGFDTALNTVIEAIDKVRDTATSHKRTYIIEVMGRNAGDIALWAGLADGAESILIPEKKEKFETVVQKLKRGHKRGKKHSIIILAEGVGSGIEYGKRIEEATDLETRVTVLGHIQRGGSPSAADRVLASRLAAKAVDLLMAGKAGRMVGIQQNQIVDHEISKVLHEQHTINDDMYTLSQELSI